Proteins co-encoded in one Capsicum annuum cultivar UCD-10X-F1 chromosome 9, UCD10Xv1.1, whole genome shotgun sequence genomic window:
- the LOC107842208 gene encoding pathogenesis-related protein 1, giving the protein MSMSMAPSTFLLLSVLLTFINVSIQIDPPPTFNWLQEEYLKAHNDLRKSVGVPPLEWDAKLAAHAFDWANQRKEDCDYRRHSLGQYGENIFWESYSATSATQIVQKWFNEKRNFDEVNNVCKCNPERERCECGHYLNVVWKATTKVGCSGNVYCNDQKGLYIVCSYHPIRNYKGLNPLNPTNSSKF; this is encoded by the exons ATGTCAATGTCAATGGCACCATcaacttttttattattgtcCGTCTTATTAACCTTCATTAATGTTTCTATACAAATAGATCCACCACCAACCTTTAATTGGCTTCAAGAAGAATACCTAAAAGCTCATAATGATCTAAGAAAAAGTGTTGGTGTTCCTCCTTTGGAATGGGATGCCAAATTAGCTGCTCACGCATTTGATTGGGCTAATCAACGCAAGGAAGATTGTGATTACAG gCGCCATTCGCTCGGGCAATACGGAGAGAACATCTTCTGGGAGAGCTACTCAGCCACATCTGCGACTCAAATTGTACAAAAATGGTTCAATGAGAAGCGTAATTTTGATGAGGTGAACAATGTTTGCAAATGTAATCCAGAGAGGGAAAGATGTGAATGTGGCCATTATTTAAATGTAGTATGGAAGGCTACAACAAAAGTTGGATGTAGTGGCAATGTTTATTGCAATGACCAAAAGGGTCTTTATATTGTATGCTCATATCATCCTATAAGGAATTATAAAGGTCTCAACCCTTTGAATCCAACTAATTCCTCTAAATTTTGA